The nucleotide sequence ACCAAGCCATGGGCCGCGGGCGGTTGCAGTACAGCCTGCTCGAGGGGGATTGGCGGCATGCCTTGGGCGCGGCCGTGCACCGCAAGAGGAGGACCGTCGTCAGCCGCTGGGGAACGGATGAATACGACGGCAGGAAGACACGGTTCGACTACGAAACGAACCTCTTCTTCGAGACAACCGCGGTGCCCGACGCGAGCCACGCAGTGACCTTCGTCGCGGAGCAGGAAAAGGACTCGCAGAAGTCCGGCGGCGGCGCCTCCGAAGTCACCAACCACGGTTATTCCGGCGAGTACCAACTCGGATTGTGGGAACAACTCTTTCTATCCGGCAGCGCCCGATATGACGACAACGAACGCTTCAAGGATACGACGACGTTCCGGGTGACGGCGGCGTACGTGGTCGACGCAAGCGGCACGCGCTTCCACGGCGGCTACGGCACGGGCGTGAAGAACCCTACCCTGTCACACCTGTTCCAACAGTTCGGCCGCATCGGCCCGAACCCTGATGTGGAGCCCGAGGAGAGCAAGGGATGGGACCTCGGCGTGGAGCAGAACCTGCTGGAAGGCCGGCTCTCCCTGGACCTGACGTATTTCAACAACCGGCCGACGAATCTGATCTACTGGAATGACGCCGGCACCCCCTACGATTGGCAGAACCCCGAAACGGGCGATGACGATTACTACGACAACCTGGGAGGGACATCGAGGATTCGCGGCCTGGAGCTCATCGCGAGAGCAAAGCCCGCCGACGGCTTGAGCCTGTCCGCCCAGTACACGTACACCGACGCGAAGGACCCGGACCGTCAACCGCTCCCGCGCCGGCCCGAGCACGTAGCCAGCGTCAACCTCGGCTACGGTTTCCTGGACGGCAGGGCGGCCGTGGATCTCGGCATCGACTACAATGGGAAACAGCTCAACCGCACGACCGATCCCGTGATGATCGACGACTTCGTCCTCGTCAACGTCGCCGCCAACTACAAGCTCGGCAGACAGATGGAGCTGTTCGGGCGGATCGACAACCTCTTCGACAAGGACTACGAGGAGATCCCCGGGTACCGGACCACCGGCATCGGCTTCCACGCCGGCGTGCGCGGTACGTTCGAACTGTTCGAGTGAGACGGAGGACGACGGCGAACCACGCCGGAAGTCTCCGATGTACCTGGACGGGCTACGTTGAGGCTGGCCGACGTCACTCCGCCAACAGCGGCACGAGACACCGTTCCTTGGCGCGC is from Deltaproteobacteria bacterium and encodes:
- a CDS encoding TonB-dependent receptor, producing the protein MKLLTTGVLTLSLILTFQPGAAQSPPGDDRQDVEQLPEIVVSASRVPLETKAVGSAVTVITAEEIERKQVRVLSDLLRDVPGIAVHRSGTMGTLTAVRIRGSEHGHTLVLIDGVKVNDPSSSGAIYNFADLLAADIERIEILRGPQSGLYGSDAIGGVIHITTKKGRGPVTGNVSVEGGSFGTGSVSAGIQGGGHGHHFSLGAADLRTSGISIAAGDEKDGYRNRTYSARLGLQPADDLQFEFTGRYVKARVETDNVPTDNDDRTDSDQAMGRGRLQYSLLEGDWRHALGAAVHRKRRTVVSRWGTDEYDGRKTRFDYETNLFFETTAVPDASHAVTFVAEQEKDSQKSGGGASEVTNHGYSGEYQLGLWEQLFLSGSARYDDNERFKDTTTFRVTAAYVVDASGTRFHGGYGTGVKNPTLSHLFQQFGRIGPNPDVEPEESKGWDLGVEQNLLEGRLSLDLTYFNNRPTNLIYWNDAGTPYDWQNPETGDDDYYDNLGGTSRIRGLELIARAKPADGLSLSAQYTYTDAKDPDRQPLPRRPEHVASVNLGYGFLDGRAAVDLGIDYNGKQLNRTTDPVMIDDFVLVNVAANYKLGRQMELFGRIDNLFDKDYEEIPGYRTTGIGFHAGVRGTFELFE